The Allocatelliglobosispora scoriae genome contains a region encoding:
- a CDS encoding QcrA and Rieske domain-containing protein: protein MTVDFDADRISADSLTSRRDYLRIAVTVSGGLAVGSVAIAGGLFHRHGDGTAPAKLVAERLAPGESVTFTYPGDADRATAIRLRDGTLVAYSSVCTHLACAVLWRADRGTEGELLCPCHEGVFDARTGAVTAGPPPRPLPKVLLEERADGIYAIGTQRSGQA from the coding sequence GTGACCGTCGACTTCGACGCCGACCGGATCAGCGCCGACTCGCTGACCAGCCGCCGCGACTACCTCCGCATCGCCGTCACCGTCTCGGGCGGGCTCGCCGTCGGCAGCGTCGCCATCGCGGGCGGGCTCTTCCACCGGCACGGCGACGGCACGGCACCCGCGAAGCTCGTCGCCGAGCGGCTCGCGCCGGGGGAGTCGGTCACCTTCACCTACCCCGGCGACGCCGACCGGGCCACCGCGATCCGGCTGCGCGACGGGACCCTCGTCGCCTACTCCTCCGTCTGCACGCACCTCGCCTGCGCGGTGCTGTGGCGGGCCGACCGCGGCACCGAGGGCGAGCTGCTCTGCCCCTGCCACGAGGGCGTCTTCGACGCGCGGACGGGCGCGGTCACCGCCGGTCCACCGCCCCGGCCGCTGCCGAAGGTGCTGCTGGAAGAGCGTGCCGACGGCATCTACGCCATCGGCACGCAGCGCTCGGGTCAGGCGTGA
- a CDS encoding ABC transporter substrate-binding protein, translated as MDRRTFGKSAAALLIAGSALLTAACGTDEDKTAAGGPVTLVVNGLPPSTDAVNRANFEADVKAFEAKYPNIKISAKEGFMDPQTFSTKLAGGQLEDVFYVYFTDPQALIAKKQVSDISSYLGDFPVIKDVKPSLMKVFSGPDGKVYGLPSANYSLGLVYSRTLFTKAGLDPNSPPKTWEEVREYAKKIAALGTGYVGYGDYSKSNTGGWHFTAETYSVGGDIAVKDGDTWKAAFNNDKGKQVLQQLKDMRWTDNTMGQRQLLEWADLLQMMAGGKLGMYVGSGDNLPAIVNQFKGKYEDLGLGAIPGGQATLGGGDGYMFKAGLSAEKIKAGLTWLTFKSVNPDRIDADNAKAAAAKQPVGAPEPNIWTGASEQKLIDATKKHANIPSENFAPFVTGSASIQLKLEPPLAQQVYAVLDTVMQKVLTDKNADIDALLAAAEKQVNQVLAAAK; from the coding sequence ATGGACCGACGTACGTTCGGCAAATCAGCAGCCGCGCTGCTGATCGCCGGCTCGGCATTGCTCACCGCCGCCTGCGGCACCGACGAGGACAAGACCGCAGCGGGCGGTCCGGTGACCCTGGTCGTCAACGGCCTCCCGCCGTCGACCGACGCGGTGAACCGGGCCAACTTCGAGGCCGACGTCAAGGCGTTCGAGGCGAAGTACCCGAACATCAAGATCAGTGCCAAAGAGGGTTTCATGGACCCGCAGACCTTCAGCACCAAGCTGGCGGGCGGGCAGCTCGAGGACGTGTTCTACGTCTACTTCACCGACCCGCAGGCGCTGATCGCCAAGAAGCAGGTCAGCGACATCTCCTCCTACCTCGGTGACTTCCCGGTCATCAAGGACGTCAAGCCCTCGCTCATGAAGGTCTTCTCCGGCCCGGACGGCAAGGTCTACGGCCTCCCCTCGGCCAACTACTCCCTCGGCCTCGTCTACAGCCGCACGCTGTTCACCAAGGCCGGTCTCGACCCGAACAGCCCGCCCAAGACCTGGGAAGAGGTCCGGGAGTACGCCAAGAAGATCGCCGCCCTCGGCACCGGGTACGTCGGCTACGGCGACTACAGCAAGAGCAACACCGGTGGCTGGCACTTCACCGCCGAGACCTACTCCGTGGGTGGCGACATCGCGGTGAAGGACGGCGACACCTGGAAGGCCGCCTTCAACAACGACAAGGGCAAGCAGGTCCTCCAGCAGCTCAAGGACATGCGCTGGACGGACAACACGATGGGCCAGCGCCAGCTGCTCGAGTGGGCCGACCTGCTGCAGATGATGGCCGGCGGCAAGCTCGGCATGTACGTCGGCTCGGGCGACAACCTGCCCGCGATCGTCAACCAGTTCAAGGGCAAGTACGAGGACCTGGGCCTCGGCGCCATCCCCGGCGGTCAGGCGACCCTCGGCGGCGGCGACGGCTACATGTTCAAGGCCGGCCTCAGCGCTGAGAAGATCAAGGCCGGTCTGACCTGGCTGACCTTCAAGTCGGTCAACCCCGACCGGATCGACGCCGACAACGCCAAGGCCGCCGCCGCCAAGCAGCCCGTGGGTGCGCCGGAGCCGAACATCTGGACCGGCGCGTCGGAGCAGAAGCTCATCGACGCCACCAAGAAGCACGCCAACATCCCGTCGGAGAACTTCGCCCCGTTCGTGACCGGCAGCGCCTCGATCCAGCTCAAGCTCGAGCCGCCGCTGGCCCAGCAGGTCTACGCCGTGCTCGACACCGTGATGCAGAAGGTCCTCACCGACAAGAACGCCGACATCGACGCCCTGCTCGCCGCTGCTGAGAAGCAGGTCAACCAGGTTCTCGCAGCCGCGAAGTAG
- a CDS encoding VOC family protein translates to MFTETHAFSGFSVDDVATAKKFYGDVLGLRVSEANGMLSLHLAGGGEVLVYPKDDHTPASFTILNFPVEDIDAAVDHLVGQGVEMIRYEGFHQDAKGIARGSGQGSGPDIAWFTDPSGNVLSVLHGK, encoded by the coding sequence ATGTTCACCGAAACGCACGCGTTCAGCGGATTCTCGGTCGACGACGTAGCGACGGCGAAGAAGTTCTACGGCGACGTCCTCGGCCTGCGGGTCTCCGAGGCCAACGGCATGCTGAGCCTGCACCTGGCCGGCGGCGGCGAGGTCCTCGTCTACCCCAAGGACGACCACACGCCGGCGAGCTTCACGATCCTCAACTTCCCGGTCGAGGACATCGACGCCGCCGTCGACCACCTCGTCGGCCAGGGCGTCGAGATGATCCGCTACGAGGGCTTCCACCAGGACGCCAAGGGCATCGCCCGCGGCAGCGGCCAGGGCAGCGGACCGGACATCGCGTGGTTCACCGACCCGTCCGGCAACGTGCTCTCCGTGCTGCACGGCAAGTAA
- a CDS encoding RNA polymerase sigma factor, whose translation MTRSVLGWGRRPETPAADHASRGVDEAFADFYRAEAPGLATFLLYLGARSNDVPDLVQETMFAASRAWQDITNRRAWLRRVASREFGRLLSRVEPRAVGVSRTALMVDEAAFEHWEQTNEVLRQLRELPARQRQVMAWTYDGFSPSEIAVELGITREAVRSNLLKARKALTYLSEQGGV comes from the coding sequence GTGACCCGATCCGTGCTCGGATGGGGCCGTCGCCCGGAGACGCCCGCCGCCGATCATGCTTCTCGCGGTGTGGATGAGGCTTTCGCCGACTTCTATCGAGCCGAGGCTCCCGGGTTGGCGACGTTTCTCCTCTACCTCGGCGCGCGGAGCAACGACGTACCCGATCTGGTGCAGGAAACCATGTTCGCCGCCTCCCGGGCCTGGCAGGACATCACCAACCGGCGTGCCTGGCTGCGACGGGTGGCCTCACGCGAGTTCGGGCGCTTGCTGAGCCGGGTGGAGCCGCGTGCGGTCGGGGTGTCGAGGACTGCGTTGATGGTCGACGAAGCGGCGTTCGAGCACTGGGAGCAGACCAACGAGGTGCTGCGTCAGCTGCGCGAACTCCCCGCCCGGCAGCGTCAGGTGATGGCGTGGACCTACGATGGATTCAGCCCGTCGGAGATCGCCGTGGAACTCGGGATAACGCGGGAAGCGGTGCGCAGCAACCTGCTGAAGGCGCGCAAGGCTCTGACGTACCTGTCCGAGCAGGGGGGCGTGTGA
- a CDS encoding DUF6755 family protein codes for MSTHDRYPEIRPTSGYADPRVRSTGPGPGAGADSDPDRSSMLTARLAVVLSILVGQLWGLTVGLNAWMRGDTRIAWWIAGFEVVSFSLALVVWRAGQRRDR; via the coding sequence ATGTCCACTCACGACCGCTACCCCGAGATCAGACCCACCAGTGGGTACGCCGACCCGCGCGTCCGCAGCACCGGACCGGGTCCCGGCGCCGGAGCCGACAGCGACCCCGACCGGTCGTCGATGCTCACCGCCCGCCTCGCCGTCGTCCTCAGCATCCTGGTCGGGCAACTCTGGGGCCTGACGGTCGGCCTCAACGCGTGGATGCGCGGCGACACCAGGATCGCCTGGTGGATCGCGGGCTTCGAGGTCGTGTCGTTCTCGCTAGCGCTGGTCGTCTGGCGGGCCGGGCAGCGGAGGGACCGATGA
- a CDS encoding MFS transporter, with protein sequence MTTPADRVAPGAYRNLVLAAVAFLLNSWAWGLISPSSAHYKQVLGLSAVQQSVLVAVPVLVGSLGRIPVGALTDKLGARVVLPAITFLTVLPVLALSLVGSSYAGLLVVGFFLGLGGTPFAASVPHANAWFPPAKRGFALGVVGMGMGGTAIAAVLTAPMRKHYGDNAQFYLVAAVLVLYGLLLMALLRDPPGRTVPTTSFAHRFAEASRQSMTWPLAGLYAVTFGGYVAFAVYLVTYLQTAYGLAQPDASLKAAGFTLVAVVFRPPGGWLSDRIGPAKVLAVCLAVLAVMALVQSFQPVLYPWATVSFLVMAAVLGAGAGAVFALLAQVTPKATVGSVTGIVGAVGGLGGFVPPLVMGAVYGWTDSYRIGLLLLALVALGSFLYTLRIGTHDRRNS encoded by the coding sequence ATGACCACTCCCGCCGACCGGGTGGCGCCGGGTGCCTATCGCAACCTGGTCCTCGCAGCCGTGGCGTTCCTGCTCAACTCGTGGGCATGGGGACTGATCTCGCCGTCGAGCGCTCATTACAAGCAGGTCCTCGGGCTCTCGGCGGTGCAGCAGTCGGTGCTGGTCGCCGTACCGGTGCTCGTCGGCTCGCTCGGCCGGATCCCGGTCGGCGCGCTCACCGACAAGCTCGGCGCCCGGGTGGTGCTCCCCGCGATCACCTTCCTCACCGTGCTGCCCGTGCTCGCGCTCTCGCTCGTCGGCTCCTCCTATGCCGGGCTGCTCGTCGTCGGCTTCTTCCTCGGCCTCGGCGGCACGCCCTTCGCCGCGTCGGTGCCGCACGCCAACGCGTGGTTCCCGCCCGCCAAGCGCGGATTCGCCCTCGGCGTCGTCGGCATGGGCATGGGCGGCACCGCGATCGCGGCGGTCCTCACCGCGCCGATGCGCAAGCACTACGGAGACAACGCCCAGTTCTACCTGGTGGCGGCGGTGCTCGTCCTCTATGGACTGCTGCTGATGGCGCTGCTGCGCGACCCGCCGGGGCGGACGGTGCCGACCACCTCCTTCGCGCATCGCTTCGCCGAGGCGTCCCGGCAGTCGATGACGTGGCCGCTCGCCGGGCTCTATGCCGTCACGTTCGGCGGCTACGTCGCCTTCGCCGTCTACCTCGTCACCTACCTGCAGACCGCCTACGGGTTGGCGCAGCCCGACGCGTCACTGAAGGCGGCCGGGTTCACGCTCGTCGCCGTCGTGTTCCGGCCGCCGGGCGGGTGGCTGTCGGACCGGATCGGGCCGGCGAAGGTGCTCGCCGTGTGCCTCGCGGTGCTCGCGGTGATGGCGCTGGTGCAGTCGTTCCAGCCCGTGCTGTATCCGTGGGCGACGGTGTCGTTCCTGGTGATGGCGGCGGTGCTGGGAGCGGGGGCGGGAGCGGTCTTCGCGCTGCTGGCGCAGGTCACGCCGAAGGCGACGGTCGGGTCGGTGACCGGGATCGTGGGCGCGGTCGGCGGGCTGGGCGGGTTCGTGCCGCCGCTGGTGATGGGCGCGGTCTACGGCTGGACGGACTCCTACCGGATCGGTCTGCTGCTGCTGGCGCTGGTCGCGCTGGGTTCGTTCCTCTACACGCTCCGCATCGGCACCCACGATCGCCGCAACTCTTGA
- a CDS encoding LacI family DNA-binding transcriptional regulator, producing MTTRLSTVAKFAGVSEATVSRVLYGKPGVSQATRDTVLTALDVFGFPRPDPVRTDRARLIGLVLPDLQNPVFPAFADLIGATLIQRGLIPALCTRTSDGVSESHYIEMLLAQQVGGIIFVGGSYADAGPEQCRQLDERKLPIVLINAADENLGVPRVCVDDTQAVAQAMAHLTGMGHQRIGLVLGPVGHVPSARKLAGFARFWESRGESRWRRWVDHTVFSVEGGRVSAHRLLAEGVTALVCGSDALALGAIRAVRKQGLTVPGDVSVVGFDDSAYMGVTDPPLTTVRQPIKTMAMAAVSSLLAQLEGRTVSRDEVLFDPELIVRGSTGPCRVTAADLA from the coding sequence GTGACGACGAGACTCTCGACCGTGGCCAAGTTCGCCGGCGTCAGCGAGGCGACCGTCAGCCGCGTCCTCTACGGCAAGCCGGGCGTCTCCCAGGCCACCCGCGACACGGTGCTGACCGCGCTGGACGTCTTCGGCTTCCCGAGGCCCGACCCCGTCCGCACCGACCGGGCCCGCCTGATCGGCCTGGTCCTGCCCGATCTGCAGAACCCCGTCTTCCCCGCCTTCGCCGACCTGATCGGCGCCACCCTGATCCAGCGCGGGCTCATCCCGGCGCTGTGCACCCGCACGTCCGACGGGGTCTCGGAGTCGCACTACATCGAGATGCTCCTCGCGCAGCAGGTCGGCGGCATCATCTTCGTCGGCGGCAGCTACGCCGACGCCGGGCCCGAGCAGTGCCGCCAGCTCGACGAGCGCAAGCTGCCGATAGTGCTGATCAACGCGGCCGATGAGAACCTCGGCGTCCCCCGGGTCTGCGTCGACGACACCCAGGCGGTCGCGCAGGCGATGGCGCACCTCACCGGCATGGGCCACCAGCGCATCGGCCTGGTGCTGGGCCCGGTCGGGCACGTGCCGTCGGCCCGCAAGCTGGCCGGCTTCGCCCGGTTCTGGGAGAGCCGGGGCGAGAGCCGCTGGCGGCGCTGGGTGGACCACACCGTCTTCTCCGTCGAGGGCGGCCGGGTCTCCGCCCACCGCCTGCTCGCGGAGGGTGTCACCGCCCTGGTGTGCGGCAGTGACGCCCTCGCGCTCGGTGCGATCCGGGCCGTCCGCAAGCAGGGGCTCACCGTGCCCGGCGATGTCTCGGTCGTCGGTTTCGACGACTCCGCCTACATGGGCGTGACGGATCCGCCGCTGACGACGGTGCGCCAACCGATCAAGACGATGGCGATGGCGGCGGTATCCTCGCTGCTGGCGCAGCTGGAGGGGCGCACCGTCTCGCGTGACGAGGTGCTCTTCGACCCGGAGCTGATCGTGCGGGGCTCGACGGGTCCCTGCCGCGTCACCGCCGCTGACCTGGCGTAA
- a CDS encoding DUF4180 domain-containing protein: MTTDILVHRHGVPTLICAVDGPELRDERDAVDVIGTAFQHEAELVVIPVERLAEDFFTLSTGVAGGIAQKFVNYHLRLAIVGDISAFTTVSTALRDFVYETNRGRQLWFCPTEDDLDERLAAGARRN, from the coding sequence ATGACCACTGACATCCTTGTGCATCGGCATGGCGTACCCACCCTGATCTGTGCGGTGGACGGCCCGGAGCTGCGCGATGAGCGTGACGCGGTCGATGTCATCGGCACCGCCTTTCAGCACGAGGCCGAGCTGGTCGTCATCCCCGTCGAGCGGCTCGCGGAGGACTTCTTCACGCTGAGCACCGGGGTGGCCGGGGGGATCGCGCAGAAGTTCGTCAACTACCACCTGCGGCTCGCGATCGTCGGCGACATCAGCGCCTTCACCACGGTGAGCACCGCGCTGCGCGACTTCGTCTACGAGACCAACCGGGGCCGGCAGCTGTGGTTCTGCCCGACCGAGGACGACCTCGACGAGCGGCTCGCCGCGGGAGCCCGCCGAAACTGA
- a CDS encoding 4Fe-4S dicluster domain-containing protein: MGRTLFIDPGRCIGCQACVAGCRECDSHRGKSMIHLDYLEEGISAASMPTVCMHCEDPVAPCAQVCPAEAILVTPDGVVHDADKSRCIGCGNCVSACPMGVPKIDLAAKLQFKCNLCYDRTSAGLAPMCATVCPTGALFYGTMDELLADRPNVAVANTFDFDGTIVTTGVAVIVPRDRGDLPVPGGCGHEQPNVLGEPL, from the coding sequence ATGGGACGAACGCTATTCATCGATCCGGGTCGCTGCATCGGCTGTCAGGCCTGCGTGGCCGGGTGCCGCGAGTGCGACTCGCACCGGGGCAAATCGATGATCCACCTCGACTACCTGGAGGAGGGGATCAGCGCCGCCTCGATGCCGACGGTCTGCATGCACTGCGAGGACCCCGTCGCGCCCTGCGCCCAGGTCTGCCCGGCCGAGGCGATCCTGGTGACGCCGGACGGGGTGGTGCACGACGCCGACAAGAGCCGGTGCATCGGGTGCGGCAACTGTGTCAGCGCGTGCCCGATGGGCGTACCCAAGATAGACCTCGCCGCGAAGCTCCAGTTCAAATGCAACCTGTGCTACGACCGGACCTCGGCCGGGCTCGCGCCGATGTGCGCGACCGTCTGCCCGACCGGCGCGCTCTTCTACGGCACGATGGACGAGCTCCTCGCCGACCGGCCCAACGTCGCGGTCGCCAACACCTTCGACTTCGACGGCACGATCGTCACCACCGGCGTCGCCGTCATCGTGCCGCGCGACCGCGGCGACCTGCCCGTCCCCGGCGGGTGCGGCCACGAGCAGCCCAACGTCCTGGGGGAGCCGCTGTGA
- a CDS encoding peptidase inhibitor family I36 protein, whose protein sequence is MRDAAADSSLPEIGEVAAFLDMEAGLRELLLRVQHADLRAAVAAQLDTDAGLVELLRAGDVPAADERTGHVDPSSGRRAILVPALACILAIGMMVLVGRVGLRPDQGVLAASATQSRMEQLLADHPGGTQISPTEASYGDGKLVVTLDEPSSSSGLSADCPAGWFCFYSEPDYRGVRGKLSDCGWSDLYLWGWGDHISSVYYNVSSGSVDFLDHRGSGGHAGDELLFSLSVTKRGIRLVPQPNRADHVNHHC, encoded by the coding sequence ATGCGAGACGCCGCTGCCGACTCATCTCTGCCGGAGATCGGCGAGGTCGCCGCCTTCCTGGACATGGAGGCGGGGCTGCGGGAACTCCTGCTCCGTGTCCAACACGCCGACCTCCGTGCGGCTGTCGCCGCCCAGCTCGACACGGATGCGGGACTCGTCGAACTCCTCCGCGCAGGCGATGTCCCCGCCGCGGATGAGCGAACCGGTCATGTCGACCCGAGCAGCGGACGGCGGGCCATCCTCGTCCCTGCGCTGGCCTGCATCCTTGCCATCGGCATGATGGTCCTGGTCGGTCGGGTGGGCCTGCGCCCCGACCAGGGCGTGCTGGCGGCGTCGGCCACGCAGTCGCGGATGGAGCAGCTGCTCGCCGATCATCCCGGCGGCACACAGATCAGCCCCACCGAGGCCAGCTATGGTGACGGAAAGCTGGTGGTGACCTTGGACGAGCCCTCATCGTCGTCGGGCCTGTCCGCAGACTGCCCGGCCGGTTGGTTCTGCTTCTACAGCGAACCGGACTATCGCGGAGTCCGCGGCAAGCTCTCCGATTGTGGGTGGTCTGACCTCTATCTGTGGGGCTGGGGCGATCACATAAGTTCCGTTTACTACAACGTGAGCAGCGGCTCGGTCGACTTCTTGGACCACAGGGGATCCGGCGGCCACGCCGGCGATGAGCTGCTGTTCTCGCTGAGTGTGACCAAGCGGGGCATTCGCCTTGTCCCCCAACCGAACAGGGCCGATCACGTCAACCACCACTGCTAG
- a CDS encoding molybdopterin oxidoreductase family protein — MSIPLGPIISPPGTRSFRDAGGLPADQWRALVGDETLVPTHCCFCGVQCGMYLRVREGKVFGVEPRNHDINRMRLCPKGLNAYQQVNHPDRLTAPLLRRSRTDDLRPASWEQVLDVTATEIQRIQAEHGRDAFGLLGGASLFSEKTYLVGKLARVALKTRHVDYNGRLCMVSAAGANKLSFGIDRAGNPFSDILLTDCLLIAGSNVGECFPVMTQYLWGARDRGAKLIVVDPRETSIARTADVHVALRSGTDSAFFNAVLHVVIRDGLADLDFIAAHTTGWAEVAQTVAAYPPARAAEICGIPAEQVEQVARIFATARNVMAWHARGIEHHTQGVENCLSVINLCVATGNIGKPGAGYGTITGQGNGQGGREHGQKSDMLPGGRSINDPAHRAQIAAIWGIDEAELPQAGTSMMEMVHQMSAGEIRGLVGICNNPFVSLPNHAVVKAGYDALEFHAQADFFLSETAANAHVVFPITTWAEDDGVMANAEARVVRHRKAQEPPPGVRTDTWVMCELAKRLGVGDKFAFTSSADVFEELRIASRGTVNDYFGITYDRLDETGGIAWPCPSTDHPGTPRLFEGGRTYHADGKVHLQTVEWHPPADPYDDDFAMTLTTGRTVAHFLSGNQTRRLGGLVEQTPRPWVEVHPSHGFTSGDPVRVVTRRGSAVFPALVTEAIRADTVFVPYHWPFPVAANVLTIDALDPRSKIPEYKVCACRLERAEHVVDTPAPPVPPGRTTYAASQVSRLDPLPPTSPQGRGTSER; from the coding sequence GTGAGCATCCCGCTGGGTCCGATCATCTCCCCGCCGGGGACGAGGAGCTTCCGCGACGCCGGCGGGCTCCCCGCCGACCAGTGGCGCGCCCTCGTCGGCGACGAGACCCTCGTGCCGACGCACTGCTGCTTCTGCGGCGTGCAGTGCGGGATGTACCTGCGGGTCCGCGAGGGGAAGGTCTTCGGGGTCGAGCCGCGCAACCACGACATCAACCGGATGCGGCTGTGCCCGAAGGGCCTCAACGCGTACCAACAGGTGAATCATCCCGACCGCCTGACCGCGCCGCTGCTGCGGCGCTCGCGCACCGACGACCTGCGCCCGGCGAGCTGGGAGCAGGTGCTGGACGTGACCGCGACCGAGATCCAGCGCATTCAGGCCGAGCACGGCCGTGACGCGTTCGGCCTGCTCGGCGGGGCGAGCCTCTTCAGCGAGAAGACCTACCTCGTCGGCAAGCTGGCCCGGGTCGCGCTGAAGACCCGGCACGTGGATTACAACGGGCGCCTGTGCATGGTGAGCGCGGCAGGTGCCAACAAGCTCTCCTTCGGCATCGACCGGGCCGGGAACCCGTTCTCGGACATCCTGCTCACCGACTGCCTGCTCATCGCGGGCTCCAACGTCGGCGAGTGCTTCCCGGTGATGACCCAGTACCTCTGGGGCGCCCGGGACCGGGGCGCGAAGCTGATCGTCGTCGACCCGCGCGAGACGAGCATCGCCCGGACCGCCGACGTGCACGTCGCGCTGCGCTCGGGCACCGACTCGGCCTTCTTCAACGCGGTGCTGCACGTGGTGATCCGCGACGGCCTCGCCGACCTGGACTTCATCGCCGCCCACACGACCGGCTGGGCCGAGGTCGCGCAGACCGTCGCGGCCTATCCGCCCGCACGGGCCGCCGAGATCTGCGGCATCCCGGCCGAGCAGGTCGAGCAGGTGGCCCGGATCTTCGCCACCGCGCGCAACGTGATGGCCTGGCACGCGCGCGGCATCGAGCACCACACCCAGGGCGTCGAGAACTGCCTGTCGGTGATCAACCTCTGCGTCGCGACCGGCAACATCGGCAAGCCCGGTGCGGGCTACGGCACCATCACCGGCCAGGGCAACGGGCAGGGCGGCCGGGAGCACGGCCAGAAGTCCGACATGCTGCCCGGCGGGCGCAGCATCAACGACCCGGCGCACCGGGCGCAGATCGCCGCGATCTGGGGCATCGACGAAGCCGAATTGCCGCAGGCCGGCACGTCGATGATGGAGATGGTGCACCAGATGAGCGCCGGGGAGATCCGGGGACTCGTCGGCATCTGCAACAACCCCTTCGTCTCGCTGCCCAACCACGCCGTGGTCAAGGCCGGCTACGACGCGCTGGAGTTCCACGCGCAGGCCGACTTCTTCCTGTCGGAGACCGCCGCCAACGCCCACGTCGTCTTCCCGATCACCACCTGGGCCGAGGACGACGGTGTGATGGCGAACGCCGAAGCCCGGGTCGTCCGGCACCGCAAGGCGCAGGAGCCGCCGCCGGGGGTACGCACCGACACCTGGGTCATGTGCGAGCTGGCGAAACGGCTCGGCGTCGGGGACAAGTTCGCCTTCACCTCCTCGGCGGACGTCTTCGAGGAGCTGCGGATCGCCTCGCGGGGGACGGTCAACGACTACTTCGGCATCACCTACGACCGGCTCGACGAGACCGGCGGGATCGCCTGGCCGTGCCCGTCGACGGACCACCCGGGCACACCCCGGCTCTTCGAGGGCGGCCGGACCTACCACGCCGACGGCAAGGTGCACCTGCAGACCGTCGAGTGGCACCCGCCCGCCGACCCGTACGACGACGACTTCGCCATGACACTCACCACCGGGCGGACCGTCGCCCACTTCCTCTCCGGCAACCAGACCCGGCGCCTGGGCGGCCTCGTCGAGCAGACCCCCCGGCCGTGGGTCGAGGTGCACCCGTCGCACGGCTTCACCTCCGGCGATCCGGTCCGGGTGGTCACGCGCCGGGGCAGCGCCGTCTTCCCGGCGCTCGTCACCGAGGCGATCCGCGCCGACACGGTCTTCGTGCCCTACCACTGGCCGTTCCCGGTCGCCGCCAACGTGCTCACGATCGACGCCCTCGACCCGCGTTCCAAGATCCCGGAGTACAAGGTCTGCGCCTGCCGGCTCGAACGCGCCGAGCACGTCGTCGACACCCCGGCACCACCGGTGCCGCCGGGGCGGACGACCTACGCCGCCAGCCAGGTCTCGCGGCTCGATCCGCTGCCGCCCACCTCACCACAGGGAAGGGGCACGTCGGAGCGATGA